In the genome of Ignavibacteria bacterium, one region contains:
- a CDS encoding sugar phosphate nucleotidyltransferase, which yields MKVIIPVAGFGTRLRPHTLLHPKVLMTVAGKPMIYFIVEQIIKEKISNHIVFVVGYLGDRIEKYILKEFVHNKDIKFEFLVQDEPKGLGHAVHCAKPAFTDDDKEAFIILGDTLFDVDLKKLVSNDLSVIGVKKVDDPRRFGVVETNNDKIITRLVEKPASKEVSPSNDAIVGLYYIKNSDNLFGALEYIFKNEIKTKDEYQLTDALAKMIADGKKMTTYDVQGWLDCGKIETILETNAYLLDKLYANKNYEFENTIIMAPVYIADGCKIKNCTIGPNVSISKDCIIENTIIKNSIVNDKCEIDNSEINDSLVGFNCKVKNYKGTMTLGDYSEV from the coding sequence ATGAAAGTAATCATACCTGTTGCGGGATTTGGGACGCGGCTGCGACCGCATACGCTGCTTCATCCGAAAGTTTTAATGACTGTTGCAGGCAAGCCGATGATTTATTTTATCGTCGAGCAAATCATCAAAGAAAAAATTTCCAATCACATAGTTTTTGTTGTTGGATATCTCGGTGATAGAATTGAAAAATATATTTTAAAAGAGTTTGTTCATAATAAAGACATCAAGTTTGAGTTTTTAGTCCAGGATGAACCGAAAGGACTCGGACATGCTGTTCATTGCGCAAAGCCCGCGTTCACGGATGATGATAAGGAAGCTTTTATCATTCTTGGCGATACATTGTTCGATGTTGATTTGAAGAAGTTAGTTTCTAATGATTTATCCGTAATCGGTGTAAAGAAAGTCGATGACCCGAGAAGATTCGGTGTTGTTGAAACTAATAATGATAAAATTATTACAAGACTCGTTGAAAAACCCGCTTCAAAGGAAGTTTCACCGTCGAACGATGCAATTGTCGGATTGTATTACATAAAAAATTCAGATAATCTTTTCGGAGCGCTTGAATATATTTTTAAGAATGAAATAAAAACTAAAGATGAATACCAGCTCACCGATGCACTTGCAAAAATGATTGCTGATGGTAAAAAGATGACGACTTATGATGTTCAAGGGTGGCTTGACTGCGGAAAAATCGAGACGATTTTAGAAACAAATGCTTACCTACTTGATAAATTATATGCCAATAAGAACTATGAGTTTGAAAATACAATTATTATGGCTCCGGTTTATATAGCTGACGGATGCAAAATAAAAAATTGCACGATTGGCCCTAATGTTTCGATTTCGAAAGATTGCATCATTGAAAATACGATTATAAAAAATTCAATCGTGAATGATAAATGCGAAATTGATAATTCCGAGATTAACGATTCGCTGGTTGGATTTAACTGTAAGGTGAAAAATTACAAAGGAACTATGACGCTGGGTGATTATAGTGAAGTGTGA
- a CDS encoding patatin-like phospholipase family protein, which yields MLKSFSKIFIIGFLFLSCSFLRAQDSTTSIIELELKPKYQFDSVLFNVFPGKINKNKYALVLSGGGARGISQIGVLKILEKHDVPVDLIVGTSIGSLVGGLYSSGYKPVELEKMFAKIDWENTLRLSNSSVRENLYFEQKRIQDKSLLTISLEGFSPVIPTSLSNGQNILELINLQVLNSLYNDKNDFTKLKIPFATVATNIDNGEREVLTKGNLSESIKASLTFPIIYSPTKVGDKNLVDGGLTANIPTDVADELGSNFTIVVNTTSPLRDAKELINPLNTADQILSITMDKLNDIQLSKADFIITPDLGDYSSNDFSKIDFLINKGEQAAELKVNELLHIIDSLETTTSKYFNNFVTNPRLEYDLNYFPQNINDEVFNLLNKNFVRFTEIEKALKIIYKTGYYKNVYAVTGRDETGAYIRFYGNMNPVLKEIKINQEYSFLDSLLTNFKQNFGGSNINSDSAFRLYEDILTKFRENNFSFANIDKFYLEYDTGILDLIIDEGKIDTMIITGNSRTNNSLIMRELTLNANKPVTSSELSQSMKNLGSMNLFRQVSLNYTINNYYKNLIVDLVEKNTRNIRLAIRSDNERKVQGLIDLRDENFLGTGNEIGFNASASVIGYEFRGEFRSNRFFDTYLTYNLSAYYGANDLNTYIEITDNEANSFQREKTGTYRDLRRGLSFLLGTQLEKLGMLYGQFFYDFYKLETISGSNVISDDLRILKIRVGSFIDSQDKIPFPTRGTKLNLFYETSQSNLGSNNSYSRLFLNYEQNFSLKKSFTLKPRFIFGFADKTTPYQDQFSMGGESSFFGMVENQLRGRQILETSFELRYLFPVKIFFDTYAKIRYDIGKVWENAEDIRLKDLRHGIGLSIAFDSPIGEASFSVGKTFLINRGLASDSFLFGPYTFYYSIGYDL from the coding sequence ATGCTTAAAAGTTTTTCTAAAATATTTATAATTGGTTTTTTGTTTCTTTCGTGCAGCTTTCTCAGAGCACAAGATTCTACAACTTCAATAATTGAATTGGAATTAAAACCAAAGTATCAATTTGATTCTGTTCTCTTTAATGTATTTCCCGGAAAAATAAACAAAAACAAATATGCACTTGTGCTCAGCGGAGGCGGCGCAAGAGGAATATCACAAATCGGTGTGCTAAAAATTTTGGAGAAACACGACGTTCCGGTTGATTTAATTGTAGGAACCAGCATAGGAAGCTTAGTCGGAGGTTTATATTCAAGCGGTTATAAACCTGTTGAACTTGAAAAAATGTTTGCTAAAATTGATTGGGAGAATACTTTACGCCTTTCAAATTCTTCCGTTCGTGAGAACTTATATTTTGAACAAAAACGAATCCAGGATAAGAGCCTTTTGACAATTTCTCTTGAGGGGTTCTCACCTGTAATACCAACTTCTCTTTCAAATGGACAAAACATTTTAGAACTTATTAACCTCCAGGTTCTTAATTCACTTTATAATGATAAAAATGACTTCACTAAATTAAAAATTCCCTTTGCAACAGTTGCTACAAATATAGACAATGGAGAAAGAGAGGTTTTAACAAAGGGAAATTTGAGCGAAAGCATAAAGGCATCATTGACATTTCCTATAATTTATTCTCCTACCAAAGTTGGCGATAAAAATCTTGTTGACGGAGGATTAACTGCAAACATTCCCACAGATGTTGCTGATGAGCTTGGCAGTAATTTTACAATAGTCGTCAATACAACAAGTCCATTAAGAGATGCAAAAGAATTAATTAACCCTCTTAATACCGCAGACCAGATACTTTCGATAACTATGGATAAACTGAACGATATACAGTTATCAAAAGCTGATTTCATTATCACACCCGATTTAGGAGACTATTCATCAAATGATTTCAGTAAAATAGATTTTTTAATAAATAAAGGAGAACAGGCAGCAGAGTTAAAAGTTAATGAGCTTTTGCATATTATTGATTCGCTTGAAACAACCACGTCAAAATACTTCAATAATTTTGTTACAAATCCGAGATTGGAATACGATTTAAATTATTTTCCCCAGAATATAAATGACGAAGTATTTAATTTACTAAACAAAAACTTTGTCAGGTTTACCGAAATAGAAAAAGCACTAAAGATTATTTATAAAACAGGGTATTACAAAAATGTATATGCAGTTACCGGAAGAGATGAGACAGGCGCATATATAAGGTTTTATGGAAATATGAATCCCGTTTTAAAGGAAATTAAAATTAATCAAGAATATAGTTTTTTAGATTCCTTGTTAACGAATTTCAAACAGAACTTTGGTGGTTCTAATATTAATTCTGATTCTGCATTCCGGCTTTATGAAGATATACTCACAAAATTTCGTGAAAACAATTTTAGCTTTGCAAACATTGATAAGTTTTATCTTGAGTATGATACCGGAATTTTGGACTTAATTATAGATGAAGGGAAAATTGATACAATGATTATAACAGGAAATTCAAGAACAAATAATTCTTTAATTATGCGTGAACTGACTTTAAACGCGAATAAGCCTGTAACAAGCTCAGAACTCTCCCAAAGCATGAAGAACCTTGGCAGTATGAACTTATTCAGGCAAGTCAGTTTAAATTATACAATAAATAATTATTACAAAAATTTGATAGTTGATTTAGTTGAAAAGAATACAAGAAATATACGTCTTGCAATAAGATCGGATAATGAAAGGAAAGTTCAGGGACTAATTGACTTAAGAGATGAAAATTTTCTCGGCACGGGAAATGAAATCGGGTTTAATGCCAGCGCAAGTGTCATTGGATATGAATTCAGAGGTGAGTTCAGGTCAAACAGGTTTTTTGATACTTATCTAACATATAATTTATCTGCATATTACGGAGCTAATGATCTGAATACTTATATTGAGATAACAGATAACGAGGCGAATAGTTTCCAGCGTGAAAAAACCGGAACATACCGTGACTTAAGGAGAGGTTTAAGCTTTTTACTGGGGACGCAGCTGGAAAAGCTTGGTATGTTATATGGACAGTTTTTTTATGATTTTTATAAGCTGGAGACAATATCGGGCAGTAATGTAATTTCAGATGATTTGCGCATTTTAAAAATAAGAGTCGGAAGTTTTATAGACTCACAGGATAAGATTCCTTTTCCTACACGAGGTACTAAACTTAATTTATTTTATGAAACAAGCCAGAGTAATTTGGGAAGCAACAATAGTTACTCAAGATTATTTTTAAATTATGAGCAGAATTTTTCTTTAAAAAAATCTTTTACTTTAAAACCAAGATTTATTTTCGGATTTGCCGATAAGACAACCCCCTACCAGGACCAATTTTCAATGGGCGGCGAATCATCTTTTTTTGGAATGGTGGAAAATCAGCTGCGGGGGAGACAAATTCTTGAAACATCATTTGAACTCAGATATTTATTCCCTGTTAAAATCTTTTTCGATACATATGCTAAAATCCGTTATGACATAGGCAAAGTTTGGGAAAATGCAGAAGATATTCGCCTGAAAGATTTACGTCATGGAATCGGTCTATCAATTGCATTTGATTCCCCGATAGGTGAGGCATCCTTTTCAGTCGGAAAAACTTTCCTTATTAATCGCGGTTTGGCATCGGATTCATTTCTTTTTGGTCCCTACACATTTTATTATTCCATAGGTTATGATT
- a CDS encoding thiamine diphosphokinase, protein MSKNSAVLFLNGNKTNIKIINKFLSKKSLKVSADGASNYLRKLKIIPDIIIGDLDSITAKNLKYFSKKKVKIIKLEEQETTDFEKALNYIISLKIKKISVFGAMSRRYDHTLNNLSVLKRYYKNSSITLYDNKYESFYCGKSLSFKYKKNKIVSFLGIPYATDVTTEGLKYPLKNETLYFGIREGTLNESVSDEVKIKFKKGDLLLFKRHFWE, encoded by the coding sequence ATGAGCAAAAATTCTGCTGTTTTATTCCTCAACGGTAATAAAACGAATATCAAAATTATCAATAAGTTTTTAAGTAAAAAGTCATTAAAAGTCAGTGCCGACGGTGCTTCGAACTATCTTAGGAAGCTAAAAATCATTCCCGATATTATCATAGGTGACCTTGATTCTATCACTGCGAAAAACTTAAAATATTTTTCCAAAAAAAAAGTTAAAATTATTAAGCTTGAAGAACAAGAAACGACCGATTTTGAAAAAGCTTTAAATTATATTATTAGTCTAAAAATTAAAAAAATCTCGGTTTTTGGTGCAATGAGCCGACGTTATGACCATACTTTGAACAATCTTAGCGTTCTAAAACGATATTACAAAAATAGCAGTATAACTTTATACGATAATAAATACGAATCGTTTTACTGTGGCAAATCCTTATCCTTTAAATACAAAAAAAATAAGATAGTTTCATTTTTGGGCATACCTTATGCAACGGATGTAACAACAGAAGGCTTAAAGTATCCTCTTAAAAATGAAACTCTGTATTTTGGAATTCGTGAAGGAACTTTAAATGAATCTGTTTCAGATGAAGTGAAGATTAAATTTAAGAAAGGTGATTTATTGTTGTTTAAAAGACATTTTTGGGAATGA
- the blaOXA gene encoding class D beta-lactamase: MKILFLILGFSFLFCKSNHSSNTPVQDSKTNTSIKSDDTLEVVKEWDMYYRGNGFDGCFVLYDLNNNKYKVFNPGRAEMQFTPASTFKIPNSLIALQEKAIADENEIIKWDGVDRKNPNWNQDQTLKSAFKYSTVWFYQELARRVGTKEKYEEWLEKIRYGNMKTGSKVDDFWLQGDIAISPYEQIDFLKRFQSNNLPFDQSVMDKVKGIMLFEEGDGYKIYAKTGWSIRVQPSVGWFVGFVETNDNVYFFVNNMVVDNEENIKYRIEITKDILKAEGIIK, translated from the coding sequence ATGAAAATTTTATTTTTAATTCTTGGGTTCTCTTTTTTATTCTGCAAATCAAATCACAGCTCAAATACACCTGTTCAAGATTCAAAAACAAATACGTCAATTAAATCAGATGACACTCTTGAAGTAGTAAAAGAATGGGATATGTATTACCGCGGAAATGGCTTTGACGGATGTTTTGTATTGTATGATTTGAATAATAATAAATACAAAGTCTTCAATCCCGGTAGAGCAGAAATGCAGTTCACTCCTGCTTCAACTTTCAAAATTCCAAACTCGCTCATTGCATTGCAGGAAAAAGCTATTGCTGATGAAAATGAAATTATAAAATGGGATGGAGTTGACAGAAAAAATCCAAATTGGAATCAGGACCAGACTCTTAAATCAGCTTTTAAATATTCAACCGTTTGGTTTTATCAGGAACTTGCACGAAGAGTCGGGACAAAAGAAAAATATGAAGAATGGCTTGAGAAAATTCGATATGGAAATATGAAGACCGGTTCTAAGGTCGATGACTTCTGGCTTCAGGGCGATATTGCGATTTCTCCTTATGAGCAAATTGATTTCCTCAAGAGATTTCAAAGTAACAATTTACCTTTTGACCAAAGCGTTATGGATAAAGTAAAAGGCATTATGTTGTTCGAAGAAGGGGATGGTTATAAAATATATGCAAAGACCGGCTGGTCAATCAGGGTGCAGCCGTCAGTCGGCTGGTTTGTGGGTTTTGTCGAAACAAACGATAATGTCTATTTCTTTGTTAATAATATGGTCGTTGATAATGAAGAAAATATAAAATACCGCATTGAGATAACTAAAGATATTCTTAAAGCGGAAGGAATAATAAAATAA
- a CDS encoding methyltransferase domain-containing protein: protein MNKVKEHYDNHLGRFYSWMIGDFQTLVDFHKEFYLRKGIVPQSTKLAIDLGAANGVHTIALSDLGFDVFAIDSNDTLLNELHEKAGNRNIKIIYDDIKTIKNYESYKPELIVCVGDTISHLETLNEIEKLIEDSYEILIENGKLVLSFRDYTDEPSAEQRFIPVKSDKDRILTCYLDYQPDKIITSDMIYENINGEWKFSLSSYSKYRVKKQLMIDILKNTDFEVLNEETINGMCYIVCKKV from the coding sequence ATGAATAAAGTAAAAGAACATTATGATAACCATCTCGGAAGATTTTATTCCTGGATGATTGGTGATTTCCAAACATTGGTTGATTTTCATAAAGAATTTTATTTAAGAAAGGGAATTGTTCCCCAAAGCACAAAACTCGCAATTGATTTGGGTGCGGCTAATGGTGTGCACACAATTGCTTTATCAGACTTGGGTTTTGACGTATTTGCAATAGATTCCAACGACACTTTGCTTAACGAATTACACGAAAAAGCAGGAAACAGAAACATCAAAATTATTTACGATGACATTAAGACAATTAAAAATTATGAAAGCTATAAACCTGAATTAATTGTCTGCGTTGGAGATACGATTTCTCATCTGGAAACCTTAAATGAAATAGAAAAATTAATTGAAGATTCATACGAGATCCTTATTGAGAATGGGAAACTTGTTCTCTCGTTCAGGGATTATACGGATGAACCTTCCGCAGAGCAAAGGTTTATCCCTGTAAAAAGCGATAAAGATAGAATTCTCACTTGTTATCTGGACTACCAGCCGGACAAAATAATTACTTCGGATATGATTTATGAAAACATAAATGGTGAATGGAAATTCAGCCTAAGTTCATATTCCAAATACCGCGTTAAGAAACAATTAATGATTGACATTCTCAAAAACACAGACTTTGAGGTGTTAAATGAGGAAACAATTAACGGGATGTGCTATATAGTTTGTAAGAAAGTTTAG
- a CDS encoding BatA domain-containing protein, translated as MSFLNVAALWGLIAVSIPILIHLFNLRKVKKVEFSTLMFLKELQKSKLRRIKLKQLLLLACRILIITFAVLAFAKPVVNNLSAGNSSATKTALIFIDDSFSMNIKNANGTYLDQAKTYVSNILANYKETDNVYLIPASNIYLKDKNFIFSSFKEFNDNLANINYSYVKTDFPAMMNFANEILSNSNTVNNDVFVISDFQDVNFSANAEQTLSDKFKNANLYLLSFDRRQANNLSIENLKFSSPVIEKGSSVKLKIDFKNNSNIDVKNKQINLFLNNQRVAERYADVISGSTQSVEFSFPVNQSGINSGYLELVQNDFSEDELKEDNYIYFTLDVPENYNFLIYEQEPGSSKYVELVLNSVNQLSADSLKNTYAINFNKTNNLSQNLNNFDAVILTGVNNINESDANALYDYAIKGGGFFVFPGNSPDLNNLNSNYFSRFNNIKINQEISGNPELKFENLNYSHPALTGIFRDESNQVESPSIRSFYEILKSENSNALITLNNQKDFLIESITGEGKIIVSSVPADLVKSNFPMNSIFAPLMMRSLLYLSSEFNPNTYYEVGKVNIIPLQSTSTQLNIKSSQQNILNINNSSGSGYLMVPFSKETAMIGNYEVLDSANNLVTSFALNKNSVESNLSFTEESSVEDYFNNAGINNVTSINEGEAISFKIQQAGTGMELWSYFLILALLLIGVEYFLSKNIEES; from the coding sequence ATGTCTTTCCTTAACGTTGCGGCTTTGTGGGGGTTAATTGCGGTCAGCATTCCCATATTAATTCATCTTTTTAATCTGCGCAAAGTTAAAAAAGTTGAGTTCTCGACATTAATGTTCCTCAAAGAACTGCAAAAATCCAAGCTCCGAAGAATAAAACTGAAACAGTTGCTGCTTCTTGCATGCCGCATTTTGATTATTACATTTGCCGTTCTTGCTTTTGCAAAACCTGTTGTTAATAACCTTTCTGCAGGAAATTCATCCGCAACTAAAACTGCTTTGATATTCATAGATGATTCGTTCAGCATGAACATAAAAAATGCAAATGGAACATATCTCGACCAGGCAAAAACATATGTTAGTAATATTCTTGCAAATTACAAAGAAACCGACAACGTTTATTTAATTCCTGCATCTAATATTTATCTCAAAGACAAAAATTTTATTTTTTCGAGCTTTAAAGAGTTTAATGATAATCTCGCAAATATAAATTATTCTTATGTGAAAACAGATTTTCCCGCAATGATGAATTTTGCAAATGAAATTTTAAGTAACTCCAATACTGTGAACAACGACGTTTTTGTTATCTCTGATTTTCAGGATGTTAATTTTTCAGCAAACGCAGAACAAACATTAAGCGATAAATTTAAAAATGCAAATTTGTATTTGCTGAGTTTTGACAGAAGACAGGCAAATAATCTCAGTATTGAAAACTTAAAATTTTCTTCGCCTGTAATCGAAAAGGGAAGCAGTGTAAAGCTCAAAATAGATTTTAAAAATAATTCTAATATTGATGTTAAGAACAAACAAATAAATTTGTTCCTAAATAATCAAAGAGTCGCAGAGCGTTATGCTGATGTTATATCGGGTTCAACTCAGTCCGTCGAGTTTTCTTTTCCGGTTAATCAATCGGGTATAAACTCAGGTTATCTTGAACTTGTGCAAAATGATTTTTCGGAAGATGAGTTAAAAGAAGATAATTATATTTATTTCACGCTCGATGTTCCTGAAAATTATAATTTTTTGATTTATGAACAGGAACCAGGAAGTAGTAAGTACGTTGAGTTAGTACTGAATTCAGTAAATCAATTGAGCGCTGATTCACTTAAAAATACTTATGCTATAAATTTTAATAAGACAAATAATCTTAGTCAGAACTTGAATAATTTTGATGCTGTTATTTTAACAGGCGTAAATAATATAAATGAAAGCGATGCAAATGCTTTATATGATTATGCAATTAAAGGAGGCGGTTTTTTTGTTTTTCCGGGAAATTCTCCTGATTTAAATAATCTCAACTCAAATTATTTTTCAAGATTCAATAACATAAAAATTAATCAGGAAATCAGCGGTAATCCTGAATTGAAATTTGAAAATCTAAATTACAGTCATCCCGCATTAACGGGAATTTTCAGAGATGAATCAAATCAGGTTGAGTCACCGTCAATCAGGAGCTTTTATGAAATTTTAAAATCGGAAAACTCAAATGCTCTCATAACTCTGAACAACCAGAAAGATTTTCTGATTGAGTCGATAACAGGAGAAGGAAAAATTATTGTGTCATCGGTTCCGGCAGATTTAGTTAAATCAAATTTTCCGATGAACTCAATTTTTGCCCCACTTATGATGAGAAGCTTATTATATCTAAGTTCAGAGTTCAATCCTAATACATATTATGAAGTCGGGAAGGTTAATATCATTCCTTTGCAATCTACATCGACACAATTAAATATTAAATCATCACAGCAAAATATTTTAAACATAAATAATTCTTCAGGCTCAGGTTATCTTATGGTTCCGTTCTCAAAAGAAACTGCGATGATAGGGAACTATGAAGTTCTTGACTCGGCAAACAATTTGGTAACTTCATTTGCTTTAAACAAAAATTCAGTTGAGAGTAATTTATCTTTTACGGAAGAAAGTTCTGTTGAGGATTATTTTAATAATGCGGGTATCAATAATGTAACTTCAATCAACGAGGGGGAAGCAATTTCATTTAAAATCCAGCAAGCCGGAACAGGAATGGAACTCTGGAGCTATTTCTTAATCCTTGCTTTGCTTTTAATAGGAGTGGAATATTTTTTATCAAAAAATATTGAGGAGAGTTGA
- the alaS gene encoding alanine--tRNA ligase: MNSSEIRQSFLDFFKEREHKIVPSAPTVPFEDPTLLFTNAGMNQFKDVFLGTGTRDYTRAADTQKCIRAGGKHNDLEDVGRDGTHHTFFEMLGNWSFGDYYKKEAITWAWELLTKKWKLDKNRLWVTVYRDDDEAYNLWKTETDIDHSHILRFDEKDNFWEMGETGPCGPCSEIHYDFTEMGCKPEDVNAGIDDVMEIWNLVFIQYNRNEKGELEPLPKKHIDTGMGFERMVRVMQNKKSNYDTDVFEEIIKKICEISGKKHEGENISAINAIADHIRTLVFAISDGAIPSNEGRGYVLRRILRRASRLARKLDLKEPFLYKLIDVVVEKNGKVFPEIVDKKDYVSKIIKAEEESFNVTLDKGIELFNNVYEKIKNNKDKIFPGEDAFKLYDTYGFPLDLTEVIAEEKGFKVDTNIFNSEMENQKERARSARKSELVLAEDGDDSLNELIAGKNIIYNPYDLSPKGIATEILSVKRIPSSDIDLIVLKENPFYSESGGQISDTGKLIFNGSELEVIDSKNKYFIYVKDYDGNRIIDKNPKAIIDLERRLAIQRNHSATHIVHEVLKRVLGSHIKQMGSLVSDEYLRFDFPHFQKVTDDELRRIEDEVNDKIFQNILVNTLVDIPIEEANEIPNVKKFFGEKYGEKVRVVIIDENFSVEFCGGTHVKKTDEIGLFKITKEESISSGVRRIFAATGEGTKKWLNEQNEKVKAIYTAWPEPFKKNIPENLSVDKIADKINKTSYDDGKALKDASKTLDEALEIYNKVNDEYLESKKKEEKENLKKNLSVIFEKIKNEIDSAKSINDVKYLISEEKIYSKDELKEISDFVNSNFKDGVAFMILNQDDKVNLLLYVGDIVSSNHGLNAGKLVGEYAKKFGGGGGGKANVATAGLKDASKVEEVKNGFEEFLKEKLK, encoded by the coding sequence ATGAATTCATCAGAAATTAGACAATCATTTTTAGACTTTTTTAAGGAACGCGAGCATAAAATCGTGCCTTCGGCACCGACTGTGCCGTTTGAAGACCCAACTTTGCTTTTTACCAACGCGGGAATGAACCAGTTCAAGGATGTTTTCCTAGGGACAGGAACACGTGACTATACACGCGCCGCGGACACGCAGAAATGCATTCGCGCAGGCGGCAAGCATAACGATTTGGAAGACGTCGGTCGTGATGGCACGCATCACACTTTTTTTGAGATGCTTGGCAACTGGTCGTTTGGAGATTACTATAAAAAAGAAGCAATCACATGGGCATGGGAACTGCTGACAAAAAAATGGAAGCTTGACAAAAATCGTTTATGGGTTACAGTTTACAGAGATGATGATGAAGCATATAATTTATGGAAAACTGAAACCGATATTGATCATAGCCATATTTTAAGATTTGACGAAAAAGATAATTTCTGGGAAATGGGTGAAACGGGGCCGTGCGGTCCGTGCTCGGAGATTCATTATGACTTTACCGAAATGGGATGCAAGCCGGAAGATGTGAACGCAGGAATCGATGACGTTATGGAAATTTGGAATTTGGTTTTCATTCAATATAACAGAAACGAAAAAGGCGAGCTTGAGCCGCTTCCGAAAAAACATATAGATACAGGAATGGGCTTTGAGCGAATGGTTCGCGTGATGCAGAACAAGAAATCGAATTATGATACAGATGTTTTCGAGGAGATTATAAAAAAGATATGTGAAATTTCAGGGAAGAAGCATGAAGGCGAAAATATTTCTGCCATCAATGCTATAGCTGATCATATAAGAACGCTTGTGTTTGCGATAAGTGATGGAGCAATTCCTTCAAACGAAGGACGCGGCTATGTTCTTCGCAGAATTTTGCGCCGCGCTTCGCGACTTGCAAGAAAGCTTGATTTAAAAGAACCGTTTTTATATAAACTTATCGATGTAGTTGTCGAGAAAAACGGCAAAGTTTTTCCTGAGATTGTCGATAAGAAAGATTATGTTTCAAAAATCATAAAAGCAGAAGAAGAAAGCTTTAACGTAACGCTCGATAAGGGTATTGAGCTGTTTAATAATGTTTATGAGAAGATAAAGAATAACAAAGATAAAATTTTTCCCGGTGAAGATGCGTTTAAGCTTTATGATACTTACGGCTTCCCTCTTGATTTGACAGAGGTAATAGCTGAGGAAAAAGGTTTTAAAGTTGATACGAATATTTTCAATTCTGAAATGGAGAATCAGAAAGAACGTGCAAGAAGCGCAAGAAAAAGTGAGCTTGTTCTTGCAGAAGACGGTGATGATTCTTTGAATGAGTTGATTGCAGGTAAAAATATTATTTATAATCCTTACGATTTAAGTCCCAAAGGAATTGCAACGGAGATTCTATCAGTTAAGAGAATTCCGAGCTCGGATATTGATTTAATTGTGCTTAAAGAAAATCCTTTTTATTCGGAGTCGGGCGGGCAGATTAGCGATACAGGTAAATTAATTTTTAATGGCAGTGAGCTTGAAGTCATCGACAGCAAGAATAAATATTTTATTTATGTAAAAGATTATGATGGCAATAGAATTATAGATAAAAATCCAAAGGCAATAATTGATTTGGAAAGACGCTTAGCGATTCAACGCAATCACTCTGCCACACATATTGTGCACGAAGTTTTGAAAAGAGTTTTGGGAAGCCACATAAAACAAATGGGTTCTCTTGTATCGGATGAATATCTGCGGTTTGATTTTCCACACTTTCAAAAAGTTACTGATGATGAACTGAGAAGAATTGAAGATGAAGTGAATGATAAGATATTCCAGAATATTCTTGTTAATACGCTTGTTGATATTCCGATTGAAGAAGCAAATGAAATTCCAAATGTTAAAAAATTCTTTGGTGAGAAATACGGAGAGAAAGTCCGTGTTGTTATTATAGATGAGAATTTTAGTGTTGAGTTCTGCGGAGGAACACATGTAAAAAAGACCGATGAAATTGGGTTGTTTAAGATTACAAAAGAAGAAAGTATTTCATCGGGTGTTCGCAGAATTTTTGCTGCGACAGGTGAAGGAACAAAGAAATGGCTGAATGAGCAAAATGAAAAAGTAAAAGCTATTTATACTGCTTGGCCTGAGCCTTTTAAGAAAAATATTCCTGAGAATTTATCAGTTGATAAAATTGCAGACAAAATTAATAAAACTTCATACGATGACGGCAAAGCTTTGAAAGACGCTTCAAAAACATTAGATGAAGCTCTTGAAATTTACAATAAAGTAAATGATGAATACCTTGAGTCAAAGAAAAAAGAAGAAAAAGAAAATTTAAAGAAGAACCTATCAGTAATATTCGAAAAAATTAAAAATGAAATTGATTCTGCGAAGTCGATTAATGATGTGAAATATCTTATTTCTGAAGAAAAGATTTATTCAAAAGATGAATTGAAAGAGATAAGTGATTTTGTGAATTCAAATTTCAAAGACGGTGTTGCATTTATGATTTTAAATCAAGATGATAAGGTTAATTTATTATTATATGTCGGTGATATTGTTTCTTCAAATCATGGTTTAAATGCGGGAAAGCTTGTCGGTGAATATGCAAAGAAATTCGGCGGAGGAGGCGGCGGTAAAGCGAATGTTGCGACCGCGGGATTGAAAGATGCTTCAAAAGTTGAAGAAGTTAAGAACGGTTTTGAAGAGTTTTTAAAAGAAAAACTAAAATGA